The Parabacteroides sp. AD58 genome includes a window with the following:
- the truA gene encoding tRNA pseudouridine(38-40) synthase TruA, which yields MKRYFIYLGYNGKSFCGWQIQPNGMTVQQCIEEALSTILRQPVSIVGAGRTDAGVHARLMVAHFDWAETLPDPAFLTDKLNRLLPKDIVIYRIVPVIPEAHARFDATSRTYQYYLTMQKDPFRYDLVYRYLGKLDFDRMNEACRVLFDYVDFTSFSKLHTDVKTNNCRIYEAGWKQEGDLWVFTIRADRFLRNMVRAIVGTLLEVGRGKMSVEGFRRVIEAKDRGKAGTSAPGHALFLVNVTYPDRLFEV from the coding sequence GTGAAGAGATACTTTATTTATTTAGGATATAACGGCAAATCCTTTTGCGGATGGCAGATACAGCCGAACGGCATGACCGTACAGCAATGTATTGAAGAGGCTCTTTCGACCATCCTTCGCCAGCCGGTTTCGATTGTGGGTGCCGGACGGACGGATGCCGGCGTACATGCCCGCCTGATGGTGGCCCATTTTGACTGGGCGGAGACCTTGCCCGACCCGGCTTTTCTGACCGACAAGCTGAACCGCCTGTTGCCGAAAGACATTGTGATCTACCGGATTGTCCCGGTGATTCCGGAGGCACATGCCCGTTTTGATGCCACATCCCGAACCTATCAGTATTACCTGACGATGCAGAAAGACCCTTTCCGCTATGACCTGGTGTACCGTTATCTGGGGAAACTGGACTTCGACCGTATGAACGAGGCCTGCCGGGTGCTGTTCGACTATGTGGATTTTACCAGCTTCAGCAAGTTGCACACCGATGTCAAGACCAACAATTGCCGTATTTACGAGGCCGGCTGGAAGCAGGAAGGCGATTTGTGGGTCTTCACGATCCGGGCCGACCGTTTCTTGCGGAATATGGTGCGTGCCATTGTGGGAACCCTGCTGGAAGTGGGGCGCGGCAAGATGTCGGTAGAAGGTTTCCGCCGGGTGATCGAGGCCAAAGACCGGGGAAAAGCCGGCACATCGGCTCCGGGCCATGCCTTGTTTTTGGTGAATGTCACTTATCCCGACCGGTTGTTTGAGGTGTAA
- a CDS encoding DMT family transporter — MWVILAFLSAFLLSCYEVNKKMSLNGNAVIPVLFFNTLFSSLIFLPFIVLSYATDVLDGSLLYVPRVPFETHVAVFIKAVIVLSSWIFGYFALKHLPLTLSGPIKATQPVLTLVGALVIFGERLNLYQWIGVAFAVASFYLLSVSGKKEGIRFTHNKWIYFTVLSVVLGALSGLYDKYLMGSLDVMTVQVWFNIYQCAIMLVILLFLWYPRRKHTTPFTWRWNIIFISVFLCVADWVYFYALSDPDSMISIVSMIRRSIVLVTFAAGALFFHEKNLKNKAIDLLLVLIGMIFLYLGTR; from the coding sequence ATGTGGGTTATTTTAGCTTTTCTGTCTGCTTTTCTGTTGAGCTGTTATGAGGTGAACAAGAAGATGTCGCTCAACGGGAATGCGGTGATTCCGGTATTATTCTTCAATACGCTGTTCAGCAGTCTGATTTTTTTACCCTTTATTGTGCTTTCCTATGCGACGGATGTGCTGGACGGCTCGTTGCTTTATGTGCCCCGTGTGCCGTTCGAAACCCATGTAGCCGTATTTATCAAGGCGGTGATTGTCCTTTCGTCGTGGATCTTCGGCTATTTTGCCCTGAAGCATCTGCCGCTGACCCTGTCCGGACCCATCAAGGCGACACAGCCGGTACTGACGCTGGTGGGCGCGCTGGTGATCTTTGGTGAGCGGCTGAATCTGTATCAGTGGATTGGTGTGGCCTTTGCGGTCGCCTCGTTTTATCTGCTTTCAGTTTCGGGGAAGAAAGAAGGCATCCGTTTCACCCACAACAAGTGGATTTATTTTACCGTTCTGTCGGTGGTGCTGGGCGCATTGAGCGGTCTGTACGATAAATACCTGATGGGCAGTCTGGATGTGATGACCGTTCAGGTCTGGTTTAACATCTACCAGTGTGCCATCATGCTGGTGATCCTGCTTTTCCTGTGGTATCCGCGGCGGAAACACACCACACCTTTTACCTGGCGGTGGAACATCATCTTCATATCCGTCTTCCTCTGCGTTGCCGACTGGGTGTATTTTTATGCCTTGAGTGATCCGGATTCGATGATTTCGATCGTCTCGATGATTCGCCGAAGTATTGTTTTGGTTACCTTTGCGGCAGGAGCGTTGTTCTTCCATGAAAAGAATCTGAAGAACAAGGCGATCGACCTGTTGCTGGTTCTGATCGGTATGATATTCTTATATTTGGGAACAAGATGA
- the recA gene encoding recombinase RecA has translation MAKEDNLFEEKAEGTKPAVNADKLKALRAAMEKIEKNYGKGSIMKLGDESIENIEVIPTGSIALDAALGVGGYPKGRIIEIYGPESSGKTTLAIHAIAEAQKAGGIAAFIDAEHAFDRFYAEKLGVDVENLWISQPDSGEQALEIAEQLIRSSAVDIIVIDSVAALTPKAELEGDMGDSKMGLQARLMSQALRKLTAAINKTNTTCIFINQLRDKIGVMFGNPETTTGGNALKFYASVRLDIRRIGQLKDGDEVKGNQVRVKVVKNKVAPPFRKAEFDIMFGEGISRSGEIIDLGSELGIIKKSGSWYSYNDAKLGQGRDAAKQCIADNPELADELAQLIFQALKG, from the coding sequence ATGGCAAAAGAAGATAACTTATTCGAAGAAAAAGCAGAAGGAACAAAACCTGCCGTGAACGCCGACAAGCTGAAGGCGTTGCGCGCCGCTATGGAAAAGATAGAGAAGAACTACGGGAAAGGCTCTATCATGAAATTAGGAGATGAAAGCATCGAAAATATAGAAGTGATCCCGACAGGCTCCATCGCCCTCGACGCGGCGCTGGGTGTGGGCGGTTATCCGAAAGGACGTATCATTGAAATCTACGGCCCGGAATCATCCGGTAAGACGACGCTGGCCATCCATGCCATCGCCGAAGCACAGAAAGCCGGTGGTATTGCCGCCTTCATTGATGCAGAACATGCCTTCGACCGTTTCTATGCCGAGAAGCTGGGGGTGGATGTAGAGAACCTCTGGATCTCACAGCCCGACAGCGGAGAGCAGGCACTGGAAATAGCCGAACAGCTGATACGCTCGTCGGCAGTAGACATCATCGTGATCGACTCTGTGGCAGCTCTGACTCCGAAAGCGGAACTGGAAGGCGACATGGGCGACAGCAAAATGGGCTTGCAGGCCCGTCTGATGTCGCAGGCTCTGCGTAAGCTGACGGCAGCCATCAACAAGACGAACACGACGTGTATCTTCATCAACCAGCTGCGTGACAAGATCGGTGTCATGTTCGGCAATCCCGAAACGACAACCGGTGGTAACGCCTTGAAGTTCTATGCTTCAGTCCGCCTAGATATCCGCCGCATCGGACAGTTAAAAGACGGAGATGAAGTGAAAGGTAACCAGGTCCGCGTAAAGGTGGTGAAGAACAAGGTGGCACCTCCATTCCGGAAAGCCGAGTTCGACATCATGTTCGGGGAAGGCATTTCACGTTCGGGTGAAATCATCGACCTGGGCAGCGAACTGGGTATCATCAAGAAAAGCGGTTCGTGGTACAGCTACAACGACGCGAAATTAGGACAGGGACGCGATGCCGCCAAGCAATGCATTGCCGACAATCCGGAACTGGCAGATGAACTGGCTCAGCTGATCTTCCAGGCACTGAAAGGATAA
- a CDS encoding GNAT family N-acetyltransferase: protein MSSKETYRQLCRQEKSIPLFSQDWWLDIVCGENLWDVVLLYGKQGNIEAAMPLYIPRKGYAIMPVYTQTLGPWIAQPAADSKYTSLLARQQIILGKFATRLENLRLFQQNFSWSVTDWLPFYWKGFTQTTRYTYLLSGLHDTAQIWENMSQNTRRNIIRAEKKYKITVRKGIPTEEFIRIQHLTFQRQHKAVPKGEDILRQLIETSRRRNQGDIWGGYDENGQLHAAVFIVWQESSAYYLAGGGDPQLRQSGAHSLVMWKAIQEMAAYTDHFDFEGSMIPGVERFFREFGARQMPYFAISKGKLNLWNRILIRISKMRQ, encoded by the coding sequence ATGTCATCCAAGGAAACGTACCGGCAATTATGCCGGCAGGAAAAATCCATCCCTCTCTTTTCACAAGACTGGTGGCTGGATATTGTCTGTGGTGAAAACCTGTGGGACGTTGTGCTCCTCTATGGCAAACAAGGAAACATAGAAGCAGCCATGCCCTTGTATATTCCGCGGAAAGGATATGCCATCATGCCGGTCTATACCCAGACATTGGGTCCGTGGATAGCCCAACCGGCTGCCGACAGCAAATACACCAGCCTGCTGGCCAGGCAGCAGATCATCCTCGGGAAGTTTGCTACCAGGCTGGAGAATCTCCGGCTGTTCCAGCAAAACTTTTCCTGGTCTGTCACTGACTGGCTGCCATTCTACTGGAAAGGGTTTACACAGACAACCCGTTACACCTATTTGCTCAGCGGACTGCATGACACGGCACAGATCTGGGAAAACATGAGCCAGAATACCCGCCGGAATATCATCCGGGCCGAAAAGAAATACAAGATAACGGTCCGGAAAGGCATCCCGACAGAAGAATTCATCCGGATACAGCATCTGACATTCCAGCGCCAGCACAAAGCGGTCCCCAAAGGCGAAGACATCTTGCGGCAGCTCATTGAGACCAGCCGCCGGCGCAACCAGGGCGACATCTGGGGCGGATATGACGAAAACGGGCAACTGCATGCCGCTGTTTTCATCGTCTGGCAGGAGTCGTCGGCTTATTATCTGGCAGGCGGAGGCGACCCGCAGCTCCGGCAGTCAGGCGCACACAGCCTGGTGATGTGGAAAGCCATACAGGAAATGGCCGCCTATACCGATCACTTCGACTTCGAAGGCTCGATGATTCCGGGAGTAGAACGCTTTTTCCGCGAGTTTGGTGCCCGGCAAATGCCCTACTTCGCCATCAGCAAAGGAAAGCTGAATCTCTGGAACCGGATTTTAATCCGTATCAGTAAGATGAGGCAATAA
- a CDS encoding aspartate:alanine exchanger family transporter, with the protein MFESLLQTSYFALFLIISLGFILGRIKIKGLSLDVSAVIFIALLFGHFGVTISKALGDIGLVLFIFTIGIQAGPGFFDSFRSKGKTLIILALLIVGSASITGIIFKYALGIDTPSIVGLIAGALTSTPGLAVAIDTTQSSSASIAYGIAYPFGVIGVILFVKLLPKLLRIDVEAEARKLEIERRGQFPELNRATFRVENEKVIGKSIAQLQFRNMTGAVVSRIKHGAEIIIPTAHSVLKKDDLIRVVGNDRSFEQVKLLIGEQVDEDIPFTQTQELQSLLLTNKNIIGHTLGELNLQGSFGCTVTRVRRSGIDLIAEPNLALKFGDKLMVAGEKQSLNELSQYVGNDEKKLSDTDFFPIAMGIVLGVLFGKLSLSFSDSFSFSPGLTGGILMVALILSAIGKTGPIIWSMSGPANQLLRQLGLLFFLSEVGTSAGSNLVATFQESGWTLFGVGMAITLVPMIVALVFGYWVFKINILDLLGTIAGGMTSTPGLAAADSMADSSAPSIAYATVYPIAMVFLILFIQFIAGMI; encoded by the coding sequence ATGTTTGAATCTTTATTGCAGACTTCCTATTTCGCCTTGTTCCTGATCATCTCGCTCGGATTTATCCTCGGGCGGATCAAGATCAAAGGCCTGTCGCTCGATGTATCGGCCGTCATCTTCATTGCCTTGCTGTTCGGGCACTTCGGAGTCACCATTTCCAAAGCCTTAGGCGATATCGGTCTGGTGCTTTTTATCTTCACCATCGGTATCCAGGCAGGTCCGGGTTTCTTCGACTCTTTCCGTTCGAAAGGGAAAACACTCATCATCCTGGCGCTCCTCATCGTGGGCTCGGCCAGCATCACCGGGATCATCTTCAAATATGCCTTAGGCATTGATACGCCCAGCATTGTCGGCCTGATAGCCGGCGCCCTGACCAGTACGCCGGGTCTGGCTGTTGCCATCGATACCACCCAGTCGTCATCGGCTTCCATCGCCTATGGTATTGCCTATCCTTTCGGTGTGATCGGCGTGATCCTGTTCGTCAAGCTGCTGCCCAAGCTGCTGCGGATTGATGTCGAAGCCGAAGCCCGGAAGCTGGAAATAGAACGCCGGGGCCAGTTCCCGGAATTGAACCGGGCCACGTTTCGGGTAGAAAACGAGAAAGTCATCGGCAAGAGCATCGCCCAGCTTCAGTTCCGCAACATGACGGGAGCCGTGGTTTCGCGCATCAAGCACGGAGCGGAGATTATCATCCCTACGGCTCATTCGGTACTGAAGAAAGACGACCTGATCCGCGTAGTGGGCAACGACCGCTCGTTCGAACAGGTCAAGCTGCTGATCGGCGAGCAAGTAGACGAGGATATTCCTTTCACACAGACCCAGGAACTGCAATCATTATTGCTGACCAACAAGAACATCATCGGCCATACGCTGGGCGAACTGAACCTGCAAGGCTCGTTCGGCTGTACCGTGACGCGTGTGCGCCGAAGCGGTATCGACCTGATTGCCGAGCCGAACCTGGCACTCAAGTTTGGCGACAAACTGATGGTGGCAGGCGAGAAACAAAGCCTGAATGAATTGAGCCAGTATGTGGGCAACGACGAAAAGAAACTCTCGGATACCGACTTCTTCCCCATCGCGATGGGTATCGTGCTGGGCGTATTGTTCGGAAAGCTGAGCCTCTCTTTTTCCGACAGCTTCTCCTTCTCGCCCGGACTGACCGGAGGCATCCTGATGGTGGCTCTTATCTTAAGCGCCATCGGAAAGACCGGCCCCATTATCTGGAGTATGTCCGGACCGGCCAACCAGCTCTTGCGCCAGCTCGGCCTGCTGTTCTTCCTGAGCGAAGTCGGCACATCGGCCGGAAGTAACCTGGTTGCCACGTTCCAGGAAAGCGGCTGGACCTTGTTTGGCGTCGGAATGGCTATCACCCTCGTTCCGATGATCGTTGCCCTGGTATTCGGATACTGGGTATTCAAAATAAACATCCTCGACCTGCTCGGAACCATTGCCGGAGGAATGACCAGCACACCCGGACTGGCAGCAGCCGATTCGATGGCCGACAGCTCGGCTCCCAGCATCGCCTATGCCACGGTCTATCCTATTGCCATGGTCTTCCTGATCTTGTTCATCCAGTTCATTGCAGGGATGATCTAA
- a CDS encoding DUF3256 family protein, which yields MKRIVLLCLLVVSVLPLKAQDMAAVFIAMPDEYVPQLEDAWRKDLVDLYRSNEKARLKNNMNGYSTLEKLTDNYLLLQSTERTTIEMKLLPLVNNTYVICQIVTVKGPVADSHVSFFSPDWKPLNAADMLTPVTADWFIREDADKSSVAYIESTSRLDMDLFRFQLSPDDYTLTQTYTTPEYLDKETQKKLKPFLKDTPKVFTWKKSSFE from the coding sequence ATGAAACGAATCGTATTATTATGCCTGCTGGTGGTGAGTGTGTTGCCGTTGAAAGCGCAGGATATGGCGGCGGTGTTTATCGCCATGCCTGATGAGTATGTTCCGCAGCTGGAAGATGCCTGGCGGAAAGACCTGGTAGATTTGTACCGTTCGAATGAGAAGGCGCGGTTGAAGAACAACATGAACGGATATTCGACGCTGGAAAAACTGACCGATAACTACCTGCTGTTGCAGTCGACGGAACGGACCACGATCGAGATGAAGCTCTTGCCGCTGGTCAATAATACGTATGTGATCTGTCAGATTGTGACGGTGAAAGGTCCGGTGGCCGACAGCCACGTGTCGTTCTTTTCACCCGACTGGAAACCGTTGAATGCGGCTGATATGCTGACTCCGGTAACAGCCGACTGGTTTATCCGGGAAGATGCCGACAAGTCGTCGGTTGCCTATATCGAATCAACTTCCCGCCTGGATATGGACCTGTTCCGTTTCCAGCTGAGTCCGGATGATTATACCCTGACGCAGACTTATACGACGCCGGAGTATCTGGATAAGGAAACCCAGAAGAAGCTGAAGCCTTTCCTGAAAGATACACCGAAAGTATTCACCTGGAAGAAATCCAGCTTTGAATAA
- a CDS encoding polysaccharide deacetylase family protein: protein MNQTIYYIIRFLLGVDRAGAYSSLIGYTSDVRLFHKYKVVIVPSGFFQSSVYGTPESLPQLPLKEIEGVPLLFGTPKEECFEETWVIYADIIASSYFLLSRYEEIQKRDIRDKHGRFPGKESLPYKAGFIHRPIVEEYGRLLRHWLRKACVRIPEPQPELQKIWLTHDVDAPFFCRSLRNICRETLKGIGFREALKLYQGPLEKDPYYTFPWMLEQDSLVKNRFGDRCHILFFLKAGGRHANDKPHYQVRSHDIQKLLHLFKKNKALLGLHSSYEAGIYPDLIPEEKMRLEHDWKLENIHLNRHHYLASREPEDLTKLIKAGITDDFTMGYADVSGFRLGTCRPVKWINPMTRQLTSLTLHPLSVMDCTLSESQYMGLSPDEAYQYCAGLVREIRQHRGEIVWLWHNTSFAGTESDYHKKLYVRLLNLLKR from the coding sequence ATGAATCAAACGATCTATTATATCATCCGATTCTTGTTAGGCGTTGACCGTGCCGGTGCTTATAGCAGCCTGATCGGTTACACGTCGGATGTCCGTCTTTTCCATAAATATAAAGTGGTGATTGTTCCTTCCGGTTTCTTTCAGTCGTCGGTCTACGGAACACCCGAATCTCTGCCGCAACTGCCGTTGAAGGAGATTGAAGGAGTACCGTTGCTGTTCGGAACACCCAAAGAAGAATGTTTCGAAGAGACGTGGGTGATTTATGCCGACATCATCGCCAGCAGCTATTTCCTGCTGAGCCGTTATGAAGAGATTCAGAAAAGAGACATCCGCGACAAGCACGGCCGCTTTCCGGGAAAAGAGTCTCTGCCTTATAAAGCCGGCTTCATACACCGCCCGATTGTGGAGGAATACGGCAGGCTGCTCCGCCACTGGCTGAGAAAAGCCTGTGTACGCATTCCCGAACCGCAGCCCGAACTCCAGAAGATCTGGCTGACACACGACGTAGACGCCCCATTCTTCTGTCGCAGCCTGAGAAACATCTGCCGGGAAACCCTGAAAGGCATCGGCTTCAGGGAAGCCCTGAAATTGTATCAGGGTCCTTTAGAGAAAGATCCGTATTATACATTCCCCTGGATGCTGGAACAAGACAGCCTGGTGAAAAACCGGTTTGGCGACCGCTGCCACATCTTGTTCTTCCTCAAGGCCGGAGGCCGGCATGCCAACGACAAGCCTCATTACCAGGTCCGCTCGCACGACATCCAGAAGCTGCTTCATCTGTTTAAGAAGAACAAAGCCCTGTTAGGACTGCACAGCAGCTATGAGGCCGGGATTTATCCGGACCTGATTCCGGAGGAGAAAATGCGGCTGGAGCACGACTGGAAACTGGAGAACATTCATTTGAACCGGCATCATTATCTGGCATCGAGAGAGCCGGAAGACCTGACCAAGCTGATCAAGGCCGGCATCACCGACGACTTCACCATGGGATATGCGGATGTGAGCGGTTTCCGCTTAGGAACCTGCCGTCCCGTCAAGTGGATCAATCCGATGACACGCCAGCTCACGTCACTGACCTTGCACCCGCTTTCCGTCATGGACTGCACACTGAGTGAATCTCAATACATGGGACTTTCGCCCGACGAAGCCTATCAGTATTGCGCCGGACTGGTCCGGGAGATCCGCCAGCACCGGGGAGAAATCGTCTGGCTCTGGCATAATACGTCTTTTGCCGGAACAGAGAGCGACTATCACAAGAAATTATATGTACGCCTATTAAATCTGTTGAAGCGATGA
- the bcp gene encoding thioredoxin-dependent thiol peroxidase, with translation MALQVGDKIPEVLGTDQNGNEIKASDFAGKKLALYFYPKDNTSGCTAEACSLRDGYDALKAAGYEVVGVSKDSAKSHQGFISKQNLPFNLIADTDTTLQQTFGVWAEKKMCGRTYMGTLRTTFIIDENGVIERIIGPKEVKTKDHANQILAQ, from the coding sequence ATGGCACTACAAGTAGGAGATAAAATTCCTGAAGTATTGGGAACAGACCAGAATGGTAACGAAATAAAAGCAAGTGATTTTGCCGGCAAGAAACTGGCATTGTATTTCTACCCGAAAGACAACACATCGGGTTGTACGGCCGAAGCCTGCAGCCTGCGTGACGGCTATGACGCATTGAAGGCTGCCGGATATGAAGTGGTAGGCGTGAGCAAAGACAGCGCCAAGTCGCACCAGGGATTCATCAGCAAGCAGAACCTGCCGTTCAACCTCATTGCTGATACAGATACAACCCTGCAGCAGACATTCGGCGTATGGGCGGAAAAGAAGATGTGCGGAAGAACGTATATGGGTACGCTGCGTACCACCTTCATCATCGACGAAAACGGTGTGATCGAACGGATCATCGGTCCGAAAGAAGTAAAGACCAAAGATCATGCCAACCAGATTCTGGCCCAATAA
- a CDS encoding glycosyltransferase — translation MKRVLILCDLFPPAFGPRMGYLCKYLKQAGWQVEVVAEAMDDKTFAFLAGSCPVTFVPYYTAKNRILRKLQWIFTLLADFLFSYKDRKMAKVAHRICQRQAFDLILCSSFRTFPLVAARLTAQRHHLPLVVDLRDIIEQYAGNEFLAHSFHVCPWLDKQLTALLKRKLLNDRNRTLRMASHVTTVSPWHVEQLKRYNPNVSLIYNGYDPDLFYPDHRPNRRFTITYTGRILSLAMRNPELLFKGVLLSGLSAEQITLEWYVDPASEALLKEAAAQYQVSEYMSYRSYVPASEIPSVLNNSSVLLLLTEKSGENAPKGIMTTKFFEALAVDKPILCVPSDESYLEENIRRTRSGLAARNAEEVAQFILQYYRQWETQGYTATTPDHEEIKRFSRKGQAEQFMQLFETLSSAGL, via the coding sequence ATGAAACGAGTACTCATTCTATGTGATCTGTTTCCTCCGGCATTCGGACCGCGGATGGGATATTTATGCAAATACCTAAAGCAGGCCGGATGGCAGGTGGAAGTCGTTGCCGAAGCAATGGACGACAAGACCTTCGCCTTCTTAGCCGGTTCTTGCCCGGTCACATTCGTGCCCTATTATACTGCCAAGAACAGAATCCTCCGCAAACTCCAGTGGATCTTCACGCTCCTGGCCGATTTCCTGTTCTCCTACAAAGACCGGAAAATGGCGAAAGTCGCCCACCGGATTTGCCAGCGTCAGGCATTCGACCTCATCTTGTGCAGTTCATTCCGCACCTTTCCGCTGGTGGCAGCCCGTCTGACCGCCCAAAGGCATCATTTGCCGCTGGTGGTGGATTTGCGGGATATCATCGAGCAATACGCCGGGAACGAATTCCTCGCCCACTCTTTTCATGTCTGTCCCTGGCTGGACAAGCAGCTGACGGCTCTGCTGAAACGGAAATTGCTGAACGACCGGAACCGCACACTCCGGATGGCGAGTCATGTCACCACCGTTTCTCCGTGGCATGTCGAACAGCTGAAGCGATATAATCCGAACGTATCTCTGATCTACAACGGATATGACCCGGACTTATTCTATCCGGATCATCGTCCGAACCGCCGGTTTACCATTACTTACACCGGACGAATCCTCAGTCTGGCCATGCGTAATCCGGAATTGCTGTTCAAAGGCGTGCTGTTGTCCGGTCTGTCGGCCGAACAGATCACCCTCGAATGGTATGTAGATCCGGCCTCCGAAGCCCTGCTGAAAGAAGCCGCCGCCCAGTATCAGGTCAGCGAATACATGTCTTATCGGTCGTATGTACCAGCCTCCGAAATTCCTTCGGTACTCAACAACAGCAGTGTACTATTGCTGCTCACGGAAAAGAGCGGAGAGAACGCGCCCAAAGGAATCATGACCACCAAGTTCTTTGAAGCTCTGGCCGTTGATAAGCCGATTCTCTGTGTTCCTTCTGATGAAAGCTATTTGGAAGAGAACATCCGGCGCACCCGTTCCGGACTGGCTGCCCGAAACGCCGAAGAAGTGGCCCAATTCATCCTTCAGTATTACCGGCAATGGGAAACACAAGGATACACAGCCACCACGCCCGATCACGAAGAAATCAAGCGTTTCTCCCGGAAAGGACAGGCGGAACAGTTTATGCAATTATTCGAAACCCTATCATCTGCCGGCTTATGA
- the wecB gene encoding non-hydrolyzing UDP-N-acetylglucosamine 2-epimerase — translation MKKIITVVGARPQFIKAAMFSRAIQLHNQTDREPVNEQLIHTGQHYDENMSRIFFSEMGITRPTWQLHCGQTTHGAMTGQMLIEIEKILLDQRPDYLVVYGDTNSTLAGALAASKLHIPVVHIEAGLRSFNKAMPEEINRILTDHVSTLLCCPTHEAVQHLAEENIHAGVYHVGDIMYDAALFFGRQAEETSDIMQRLQLHSKGFRLCTVHRAENTDEDERLSSIVAALKQIASSHCPLVFPLHPRTRQYLEKYQLLEELTAHPNIRLTEPLGFLDMVMLEKQASTILTDSGGVQKEAYFHRTPCITLREETEWTETVTAGWNQIAGYRTDQILACLENNPVRHEIDEYGQGNTAQKILELL, via the coding sequence ATGAAAAAGATCATTACCGTCGTAGGAGCACGCCCGCAGTTCATCAAAGCGGCCATGTTCAGCCGTGCCATCCAGTTACACAACCAGACGGATCGGGAACCCGTCAACGAGCAGCTGATCCACACCGGACAGCATTACGACGAGAACATGAGTCGTATCTTCTTCTCGGAAATGGGAATAACACGTCCGACCTGGCAATTGCACTGCGGACAGACGACGCATGGTGCCATGACCGGACAAATGCTTATCGAAATAGAAAAGATATTGTTGGATCAGCGCCCGGACTATCTGGTAGTCTATGGCGATACCAATTCTACACTGGCCGGAGCGCTGGCAGCCAGCAAGCTGCATATTCCGGTGGTGCATATCGAAGCCGGTCTGCGCAGCTTCAACAAGGCCATGCCGGAAGAGATCAACCGGATTCTGACTGATCATGTCTCGACGCTGTTATGCTGCCCGACTCACGAGGCCGTTCAGCACCTGGCCGAAGAGAATATCCACGCAGGCGTCTATCATGTGGGTGACATCATGTATGACGCCGCCCTGTTCTTCGGCCGGCAGGCGGAAGAAACCTCAGATATCATGCAGCGCCTGCAACTGCACAGTAAAGGATTCCGGCTCTGCACGGTTCACCGCGCGGAAAACACCGACGAGGATGAACGTCTCTCGTCGATTGTGGCGGCACTGAAGCAGATCGCCTCATCCCACTGTCCGCTGGTATTTCCTCTTCACCCGCGGACCAGGCAGTATCTGGAGAAATATCAGCTGCTGGAAGAACTGACGGCACATCCTAATATACGACTTACCGAGCCGTTAGGTTTTCTGGACATGGTGATGCTGGAAAAGCAGGCAAGCACGATCCTGACCGATTCGGGCGGCGTACAAAAGGAAGCCTATTTTCACCGGACGCCCTGCATCACCCTGCGGGAAGAAACCGAATGGACAGAAACGGTGACGGCTGGCTGGAACCAGATTGCCGGTTACCGGACCGACCAAATCCTGGCTTGCCTGGAGAACAATCCGGTACGGCATGAGATAGATGAATATGGACAGGGAAACACCGCCCAAAAGATATTGGAGCTGTTATGA
- a CDS encoding flavodoxin family protein produces MNILVITGSPHKKGTSSLLADNFIAGALEAGHEVFRFDTIFQVTQPCLACNYCRKNNHKCIQEDDMELIWDKLIAADMVVFVTPVYYFGMSAQLKKVIDRFFAINDILRSKPKKAVLLATCGDNEAWAMEPLVAHYKAICKYLHWEDAGQVLAIGVYDRAAIEATQYPEQARTLGKHIH; encoded by the coding sequence ATGAATATACTTGTAATTACGGGAAGCCCCCATAAAAAGGGAACTTCATCATTATTAGCAGATAATTTTATTGCCGGGGCTCTGGAGGCCGGGCATGAAGTATTCCGTTTTGATACCATCTTCCAGGTAACACAACCGTGTTTGGCATGTAATTACTGCCGGAAGAACAACCATAAGTGTATTCAGGAAGATGATATGGAACTCATTTGGGATAAGTTGATAGCGGCCGATATGGTCGTCTTCGTAACACCGGTCTATTATTTCGGAATGTCGGCCCAATTGAAAAAAGTCATCGACCGGTTCTTCGCTATCAACGATATCCTGAGGAGCAAACCCAAAAAAGCCGTTTTGCTGGCTACCTGTGGTGACAACGAGGCCTGGGCCATGGAGCCGCTGGTGGCTCACTACAAAGCGATTTGCAAATACCTGCATTGGGAAGATGCGGGCCAGGTTTTGGCAATCGGCGTATATGACCGGGCTGCCATCGAAGCGACACAATATCCGGAACAGGCCCGGACCTTAGGCAAGCATATCCATTAA